One genomic region from Vanacampus margaritifer isolate UIUO_Vmar chromosome 2, RoL_Vmar_1.0, whole genome shotgun sequence encodes:
- the LOC144042659 gene encoding tomoregulin-1-like, translated as MMASGAGSFPAGGMLGRRLRARTPFLLLLMLLGVPAARASFPPQGGGECQGKTCAGVSEKKSDLRACDQSTCRFGGVCRDDDSQIKCVCQFQCHKKYVPVCGSNGDTYQNECYRRQASCKQQRIISRVAHGPCSDDPGSGSGDPGGDEEEEGSASDGIKKSKCSTCKYGAECDEDAEDVWCICNIDCSGHNENAVCATDGNSYNSPCLVREASCMKQEQIDVEHLGRCRADKDKAGRKDEGGPFKVNVLETKGLEHGDGFYAGTPNSCSDSHLGFCLHGRCEIHYNMPTCRCESGYKGVRCDELQDFNVLYVVPSGQKLHYVLIASVIGAVQIAVIVAVVMCISRKCPKNNRGRRHKHNLGHFSADTNSRMV; from the exons atGATGGCGTCGGGCGCGGGAAGCTTTCCCGCCGGTGGGATGCTCGGCCGCCGGCTGCGCGCGCGCACGCCgtttctgctgctgctgatgctgctcGGCGTGCCCGCGGCGCGCGCGTCCTTCCCGCCTCAGGGCGGCGGAGAGTGTCAAGGAAAAACGTGCGCAG GCGTGTCGGAGAAGAAGAGCGACTTGCGGGCGTGCGACCAATCCACGTGCCGCTTCGGGGGCGTTTGCAGAGACGACGACTCGCAGATCAAATGTGTTTGTCAGTTCCAG TGTCACAAGAAGTACGTTCCGGTGTGCGGCTCCAACGGCGACACGTACCAAAACGAGTGCTACCGGCGCCAAGCGTCCTGCAAGCAGCAGCGGATCATCTCCAGGGTGGCGCACGGGCCTTGTTCTGACG ATCCTGGTTCCGGTTCTGGAGATCCAGGCG gcgacgaagaagaagaaggttcTGCCTCGGACGGGATCAAGAAGAGCAAGTGCAGCACTTGCAAATACGGAGCAGAATGTGACGAAGACGCAGAGGACGTATG GTGCATCTGCAACATCGACTGCAGCGGCCACAACGAGAACGCCGTCTGCGCCACGGACGGCAACTCCTACAACAGTCCGTGTTTGGTGCGAGAGGCGTCCTGCATGAAGCAGGAGCAGATCGACGTGGAGCACCTGGGCAGGTGTCGAG CCGACAAAGACAAAGCGGGCAGGAAGGACGAGGGCGGCCCTTTCAAAGTAAACGTCCTCG AAACCAAAGGACTGGAGCACGGAGACGGATTCTACGCCGGAACGCCAAACAGTTGCAGCGACTCGCACCTGGGTTTTTGTCTGCACGGACGCTGCGAAATCCACTACAACATGCCCACCTGCAG GTGCGAGTCGGGGTACAAAGGCGTCCGCTGCGACGAGCTTCAGGACTTCAACGTGCTCTACGTGGTCCCCAGTGGCCAGAAGCTGCATTACGTCCTGATCGCGTCGGTTATCGGCGCCGTGCAGATCGCAGTCATCGTAGCCGTCGTCATGTGCATCAGCAG GAAATGCCCAAAGAACAACCGCGGCCGTCGACACAAACACAACCTGGGGCATTTTTCTGCGGACACTAACTCTCGGATGGTATAG
- the cavin4a gene encoding caveolae-associated protein 4a: MDQHKYGAQEKLEIAGMEDEDGKPISALSILSLLERVAGIIDNVQSGQQRMEERQLDLENNIRGIQGDVLKLAKEHADTSACLDKVLQKTRKVSANVKDVRARVEKQNGRVKKVESTQDELLTRNKFRVVIYQGDAEVPSVAVTKSPKGGLDALELEPDSYEVPADLSSDEEYLSVEEADPSRTARLKKSMVKSSETLKAAFSKENMSKTKGNLGTKFHNLGEKVMPPERREKVHQAGERLKQSGERFKENLAKKAPTKETFKIKIKKERAVAEGQEGADADAEAEVAAEVAAGVAAGVAAAPQAQPQPAYTEVVAEVKREGPVEQATATRRAELEEDYGN, translated from the exons ATGGATCAGCACAAGTACGGCGCTCAGGAGAAGCTGGAGATCGCGGGGATGGAGGACGAGGACGGCAAGCCCATCAGCGCCCTGAGCATCCTGTCTCTGCTGGAGCGCGTGGCCGGAATCATCGACAACGTGCAGTCGGGCCAGCAGCGGATGGAAGAGCGCCAGCTGGACCTGGAGAACAACATCCGCGGCATCCAAGGCGACGTCCTCAAGCTGGCCAAGGAGCACGCCGACACCAGCGCTTGCCTGGACAAAGTGCTGCAGAAGACGCGCAAAGTCAGCGCCAACGTCAAAGATGTCCGAGCCCGCGTGGAGAAGCAGAACGGGCGCGTCAAGAAGGTGGAGAGCACCCAAGACGAGCTGCTCACCAGGAACAAGTTCAGGGTCGTCATCTACCAG GGCGACGCTGAGGTCCCGTCGGTGGCCGTCACCAAGAGCCCCAAAGGGGGCCTGGATGCTCTGGAGCTGGAGCCCGATTCCTACGAGGTCCCCGCTGACCTCTCCTCAGATGAGGAGTACCTGAGTGTGGAGGAGGCGGACCCGTCCCGGACAGCGCGCCTCAAGAAGTCAATGGTGAAGAGCAGCGAGACCCTCAAGGCCGCCTTCTCCAAGGAGAACATGAGCAAGACCAAAGGCAACCTCGGCACCAAGTTCCACAACCTGGGCGAGAAGGTCATGCCGCCGGAGCGCCGCGAGAAGGTGCACCAGGCGGGAGAGCGCCTCAAGCAGAGCGGCGAGCGCTTCAAGGAGAACCTCGCCAAGAAGGCCCCCACCAAGGAAACCTTCAAGATCAAAATCAAGAAGGAGCGAGCCGTGGCTGAGGGCCAAGAGGGCGCCGATGCCGACGCAGAGGCCGAGGTCGCCGCCGAGGTCGCCGCTGGGGTCGCCGCTGGGGTCGCCGCTGCTCCCCAGGCCCAACCCCAACCTGCCTACACCGAAGTTGTTGCCGAAGTCAAGAGGGAGGGGCCGGTGGAGCAGGCCACCGCCACCAGGAGGGCCGAGCTAGAAGAAGATTACGGGAATTAG